The following are encoded together in the uncultured Desulfobacter sp. genome:
- a CDS encoding SEC-C metal-binding domain-containing protein, producing MNRFWNYEDYVKYLSHDNSLVREWAFDALEKKYANRYTDEISKLISDEDSHLACAAPKYLAAHKAVQHAPAILNSFLHDSGNIPSNCAEALSKMKYEPALETIIENIPNNPNTDSLFGIFDYLGSISDDQAREILISAVERIKDPELNGHAVYNLLKHEHQEDIAWITDIILKSIKKGKDPELIGVDGFGDYCDATDYFNDFSKKFGPKSIILDPSKAFDSFFNKNDHLSVAQNVKDELILLIKKNQYQDLITTLLSDARDTIQKRYPEETVPNEIIKLFNQDSAGIFLFETLSKQPSLWPKLKTSQNYNDLLILVSFVLSVYFSILKRNVYVKALMPNVQIADLIQAIQNSGPSVPEELSQKVVDLAPVVELKAALSDELNTWGDIHIVNIMGRIGKKEFVSDLIRVLNEADGLDFIYGDAIRAINAMDESADELILKAGQNNEINGLDLASILEYLPYPESFDLIMEKWRDESSELNSYEMLAYCLRGIGDPRGIPVLQEIYNNENNAGYIGEPLECLSILHNDDIPELSAIREKRKEDENRQKLREQELNDMFNDQKNNRKITPFQREAPKIGRNDPCPCGSGKKYKKCCLNKS from the coding sequence ATGAACAGATTTTGGAACTATGAAGATTATGTAAAGTATCTTTCCCATGACAACAGCCTTGTCAGAGAATGGGCATTTGACGCTTTAGAAAAAAAATACGCCAATAGATATACCGACGAGATCAGTAAATTGATCTCAGATGAAGACTCTCACCTGGCATGTGCAGCACCCAAATATCTTGCTGCACATAAAGCCGTCCAACATGCGCCAGCTATCCTGAATAGTTTTTTGCATGATTCCGGAAACATCCCCTCCAATTGCGCCGAGGCATTATCAAAGATGAAATATGAGCCAGCCTTGGAAACAATCATTGAAAATATACCCAATAATCCGAATACAGATTCGTTGTTTGGGATTTTTGATTATTTGGGAAGCATTTCAGATGATCAAGCAAGAGAAATATTAATTTCCGCCGTCGAGCGAATCAAAGACCCCGAGCTTAACGGTCATGCAGTTTACAATCTTTTGAAGCATGAGCATCAAGAGGATATTGCCTGGATCACGGATATCATTCTAAAAAGTATAAAAAAAGGCAAAGATCCGGAGCTGATCGGGGTAGATGGTTTTGGAGATTATTGTGATGCCACTGATTATTTTAATGATTTCAGCAAAAAATTTGGACCTAAAAGCATTATTTTAGATCCTTCGAAAGCTTTTGATTCCTTTTTTAACAAAAATGATCATCTATCCGTTGCACAGAACGTAAAGGATGAACTTATTCTTTTAATTAAGAAAAACCAATACCAGGATCTCATTACAACACTGCTGTCTGATGCCCGAGACACGATACAAAAACGCTACCCCGAGGAAACAGTACCAAACGAAATCATAAAGCTTTTCAATCAGGATTCAGCAGGGATATTTTTATTTGAGACGCTATCCAAGCAACCTTCTTTATGGCCTAAACTCAAGACTTCTCAAAATTATAATGACTTATTGATATTAGTTTCTTTCGTGCTGTCAGTATATTTCTCTATTCTGAAGCGCAATGTTTATGTGAAGGCTTTAATGCCGAACGTACAAATCGCCGACTTGATCCAGGCAATACAAAATTCCGGACCCAGCGTACCCGAAGAATTATCTCAAAAAGTGGTTGATCTTGCGCCTGTAGTTGAATTAAAAGCAGCGCTATCAGATGAATTGAATACCTGGGGCGACATTCACATTGTAAACATCATGGGTCGAATTGGTAAAAAAGAATTTGTATCTGATTTGATTCGTGTTTTAAATGAGGCTGACGGCCTGGATTTTATTTATGGAGACGCAATAAGAGCCATTAATGCAATGGACGAGTCCGCGGATGAATTAATTTTAAAAGCCGGTCAAAATAATGAAATTAACGGCTTGGACCTGGCTTCAATCCTTGAATATCTCCCATATCCAGAATCTTTTGACTTAATTATGGAAAAGTGGAGAGATGAAAGCAGTGAATTGAATTCCTATGAAATGCTTGCCTATTGCCTGCGCGGAATTGGAGATCCCAGGGGAATACCAGTTCTCCAGGAAATTTATAATAATGAAAACAACGCCGGCTATATTGGCGAGCCTTTAGAATGCCTGAGTATCCTCCACAATGATGATATCCCTGAGCTTTCTGCGATCAGAGAGAAAAGGAAGGAAGACGAAAATCGACAAAAATTAAGGGAACAAGAACTAAATGATATGTTTAATGATCAAAAAAATAATAGAAAGATAACTCCATTTCAAAGAGAAGCGCCTAAAATTGGAAGGAATGATCCATGCCCTTGCGGCAGCGGGAAAAAATACAAAAAATGTTGTTTGAATAAATCATAG